Proteins from a genomic interval of Desulfofustis limnaeus:
- a CDS encoding ATPase, T2SS/T4P/T4SS family codes for MFEIIVHDSSGKETGRYRCREKSCTAGRSSRNLVVLNGWRIGTSHARFERADNGVFVTDISGGGGLQVNGRPASTYGPLTPADVVGLSSYRLTVVADGVTAEMPAAPAPMAMPREVTPSQTAAGPAASPEGADLHGSYGVRSSETIRPSGNERFRFHNLVHHKLMQAMDLRRTDVESMDNEQLTATIRGMITQIIAELDRELPSEVDRERLGREVLNEAVGLGPLEDFLADEQVSEIMVNCYNDIYIERNGRLEKSPITFSSDDAVRSVIERIVSPLGRRIDESSPMVDGRLSDGSRINAIIPPLAIKGPCLTIRKFSRHHLTADDLIANRSMDENMVEFLRTAVLNRKNIIISGGTGTGKTTFLNVLSNFVSHRERIITVEDSAELRLGQPHVVSLEARPANIEGAGLVTIRDLVRNCLRMRPDRIVVGECRGGEALDMLQAMNTGHEGSLTTIHANSPRDLISRLEVMVMMAGMDLPERAIREQVVSAVDVIVQLSRFSDGSRKVTHVAEITGLEGDIVQMQEIFTYNQQGIDPDGRVIGDFRATGRIPEFYEGLRQRGLQIDMSIFATP; via the coding sequence ATGTTCGAGATCATCGTTCACGATAGTAGCGGGAAGGAAACCGGACGGTACCGGTGCCGGGAGAAGAGTTGTACCGCCGGACGGTCGTCGCGCAACCTGGTGGTCCTCAACGGGTGGCGCATCGGGACCAGCCATGCCCGGTTCGAGCGCGCTGACAACGGTGTCTTCGTTACCGATATCAGCGGTGGCGGTGGTCTCCAGGTCAACGGGCGACCGGCTTCCACCTACGGACCGTTGACCCCGGCCGATGTCGTCGGGCTGAGCAGTTATCGCTTGACCGTGGTGGCTGACGGCGTCACGGCGGAAATGCCGGCTGCTCCGGCGCCGATGGCGATGCCACGCGAGGTGACGCCGTCGCAGACGGCCGCCGGCCCAGCAGCCAGCCCGGAGGGCGCCGATCTGCACGGATCCTATGGGGTCCGATCGTCCGAAACTATCCGGCCGTCCGGGAACGAACGATTCCGTTTCCATAACCTGGTACACCACAAACTGATGCAGGCCATGGACCTGCGGCGCACTGATGTGGAGTCGATGGATAACGAGCAGTTGACGGCAACCATCAGGGGGATGATCACCCAGATCATCGCTGAGCTCGATCGGGAATTGCCCTCGGAGGTCGATCGCGAACGGCTTGGGCGCGAGGTGTTGAACGAAGCGGTCGGCTTGGGTCCGCTCGAGGATTTTCTGGCCGACGAGCAGGTAAGCGAGATCATGGTCAATTGTTATAACGACATCTACATCGAGCGAAACGGCAGGCTCGAGAAGAGTCCGATCACCTTCAGCAGCGACGATGCCGTGCGCTCGGTTATCGAGCGCATCGTCTCGCCGCTCGGCCGGCGCATCGACGAAAGCTCGCCGATGGTTGACGGTCGTCTGAGCGACGGCTCCCGGATAAATGCCATAATCCCGCCGCTGGCCATCAAAGGACCATGTCTGACGATCCGCAAATTTTCCCGGCATCACCTGACGGCCGATGACCTGATTGCCAACCGCTCCATGGATGAGAACATGGTGGAGTTTCTCAGGACAGCCGTGCTGAACCGGAAAAACATCATTATTTCCGGCGGCACCGGTACCGGCAAGACAACTTTTCTCAACGTCCTTTCCAACTTCGTCTCGCATCGGGAGCGGATCATCACCGTCGAGGACTCGGCCGAACTGCGGCTTGGGCAGCCGCACGTGGTCAGCCTCGAGGCACGGCCTGCCAATATCGAGGGAGCGGGCCTGGTCACCATTCGTGACCTGGTCCGCAACTGCCTGCGCATGCGTCCGGACCGAATCGTCGTCGGCGAATGCCGGGGTGGTGAGGCCTTGGACATGCTGCAGGCCATGAATACCGGACACGAAGGGTCGCTCACCACGATCCATGCCAACAGCCCGCGCGACCTGATCAGCAGGCTGGAGGTGATGGTAATGATGGCCGGAATGGATCTTCCCGAACGAGCTATCCGGGAACAGGTCGTTTCCGCTGTCGATGTGATCGTTCAACTCTCCCGGTTTTCCGACGGTTCACGCAAGGTGACCCATGTGGCCGAGATCACCGGACTGGAGGGGGATATCGTGCAGATGCAGGAGATTTTCACCTATAACCAACAGGGGATCGATCCGGACGGCCGGGTCATCGGCGATTTTCGTGCCACCGGCAGGATTCCCGAGTTTTACGAGGGACTCAGGCAGCGGGGCTTGCAGATTGATATGAGCATCTTCGCCACGCCATGA
- a CDS encoding TadE/TadG family type IV pilus assembly protein has product MVGHQVETVRRRRADQFLRTNQRGQATVLFLAIVGIILLSLVFLFKSGRLVTEKMQLQNGADSAAYSASLFEARAMNFAAYTNRAMVANEVAIGQMVGLLSWADEVTAIGETFEIIGGVLDATVLLAEAGAALNVLGAGLIDAGETMTGALLSVAPVAIKGISTINQVYSVSQEVYHLTTLLLAANAVFQSLENNVPGTPGGNVVERLISPGAQGARLSPLGVIALAGHIPSYYSGFSKRYALHQGANEPDQSAGMGRLAATLRVGRDQFTSGDTTPVHGIRKDRGWDLKGHFSVNALLAKASLSFGFESKGGSEVRYKDTAYVWSAVDTADWVEEITIQVKVPKKHTYHIKLPGLPMGGGAYQANGGTQRLSVADMPTSLKRYGQPSAYGGAAEHTVSWLESGAKILENEVPNKPYANLRGYRDVVPGKEDSEPLAFVSPFFLVGVVRPMDDIEKQGPTVAGPFDLERAAELDGTLAAVAKAEIYHCRPDDLRYFQRADGKTERDNLFSPFWQARLAKTSDLDRFLGLALQQKIIWLRQQDTATVPGLDKVLKKLHELLEKLL; this is encoded by the coding sequence GTGGTTGGCCACCAGGTAGAGACCGTTCGCAGACGCCGAGCGGATCAGTTTCTGCGGACCAATCAGCGCGGGCAGGCAACCGTTCTCTTTCTGGCTATTGTCGGCATCATCCTGCTGTCTCTGGTCTTTCTCTTCAAGTCCGGCCGGCTGGTCACCGAGAAAATGCAGCTGCAGAACGGGGCGGATAGTGCCGCCTATTCCGCTTCTCTGTTTGAGGCCCGGGCCATGAATTTTGCTGCCTACACCAACCGGGCGATGGTCGCCAACGAGGTGGCGATCGGTCAGATGGTCGGCTTGCTCAGCTGGGCCGACGAAGTGACTGCCATCGGCGAAACGTTTGAAATCATCGGTGGCGTGCTGGACGCCACGGTGCTTCTGGCTGAGGCCGGCGCCGCCCTGAATGTGCTCGGAGCGGGGCTGATCGATGCCGGAGAGACGATGACCGGTGCCCTGCTGTCGGTGGCGCCGGTTGCCATCAAAGGGATTTCGACCATCAATCAAGTCTACTCGGTCAGCCAGGAGGTCTATCACCTGACCACCCTGCTGCTGGCTGCCAATGCGGTCTTTCAAAGCCTGGAAAACAATGTGCCGGGAACACCCGGCGGCAACGTCGTTGAACGATTGATCAGCCCCGGTGCACAAGGGGCCCGGCTGTCGCCGTTGGGCGTGATCGCCTTGGCTGGCCATATTCCGTCCTATTACTCCGGTTTCAGTAAGCGCTACGCGCTGCATCAGGGCGCCAATGAACCAGATCAGTCGGCCGGCATGGGCCGGTTGGCGGCAACGCTGCGGGTGGGGCGAGACCAGTTCACCAGCGGCGACACCACGCCGGTCCACGGCATTCGTAAGGACCGGGGCTGGGACCTCAAGGGGCATTTCAGCGTCAATGCGCTGCTTGCCAAAGCCAGCCTCTCTTTCGGTTTTGAGAGCAAAGGCGGATCGGAAGTCCGTTACAAGGATACCGCCTATGTCTGGTCTGCCGTCGATACAGCAGATTGGGTTGAAGAAATCACCATCCAAGTCAAGGTACCGAAAAAACACACCTATCACATCAAATTGCCGGGACTGCCGATGGGTGGTGGCGCCTATCAGGCCAATGGCGGCACGCAGCGGCTGTCTGTCGCCGACATGCCGACGAGCCTCAAACGGTACGGCCAGCCCTCCGCTTATGGCGGTGCCGCCGAGCATACCGTCAGCTGGCTCGAGTCCGGCGCCAAGATCCTCGAGAATGAAGTACCGAACAAACCCTACGCCAACCTGCGCGGCTATCGTGATGTGGTGCCGGGCAAGGAGGACAGCGAGCCTTTGGCGTTCGTCAGTCCTTTTTTCCTGGTTGGTGTCGTCAGACCGATGGACGATATCGAAAAACAGGGGCCGACGGTTGCCGGGCCCTTCGATCTAGAGCGCGCTGCCGAGCTGGACGGTACGTTGGCTGCTGTCGCCAAGGCCGAGATCTATCACTGTCGGCCCGATGATCTACGCTACTTCCAGCGGGCAGACGGAAAAACGGAACGGGACAACCTGTTCAGCCCGTTCTGGCAGGCTCGACTTGCCAAGACCAGCGACCTGGATCGTTTTCTTGGCCTGGCACTGCAGCAGAAGATTATCTGGCTCAGGCAGCAGGACACCGCCACGGTGCCGGGTCTTGATAAAGTGCTCAAGAAGCTGCACGAACTGTTGGAGAAACTGCTGTGA
- a CDS encoding DUF1566 domain-containing protein, which produces MESEDLIRDRATGLIWARDAGLFEFPLGWLESLAAVAEMNRQCRFGRSDWRMPNRNELRSLLDHAEKRPALPPGHPFCNLFLGWYWTSTSAVIAPTYAWYIHLEGARMFYGNKRDFFWLWPVCGDSDTVVRTGQNQCFDEQGAEIDCTATGQDGDLQRGRPWPEPRFRRQRTGVLDVLTGLRWQQRAALDGAPCDWAMAMAVVAELAERTGQPWRLPTIRELESLVDASQHSPALPAAHPFTDVRDTYWSATTSGFDGDWAFALYLTKGAVGVGHKQTKGFSVWPVKSE; this is translated from the coding sequence CCGCGCCACCGGCCTCATCTGGGCCCGTGATGCCGGCCTGTTCGAGTTTCCGCTCGGCTGGCTGGAGAGCTTGGCCGCGGTGGCCGAGATGAACCGTCAGTGCCGTTTCGGCCGCAGCGACTGGCGTATGCCCAACCGCAATGAACTGCGCAGTCTGCTCGACCACGCTGAAAAGAGACCGGCCCTGCCGCCTGGTCATCCGTTTTGCAATCTATTTTTGGGCTGGTATTGGACCTCTACCTCCGCCGTCATCGCCCCCACCTATGCCTGGTATATCCACCTGGAGGGCGCCCGCATGTTCTACGGCAACAAACGCGATTTCTTCTGGCTTTGGCCGGTCTGCGGCGACAGCGATACCGTTGTGCGAACCGGTCAGAACCAGTGCTTTGATGAGCAGGGCGCCGAAATTGACTGTACTGCCACCGGTCAGGACGGCGACCTGCAGCGGGGGCGGCCGTGGCCGGAGCCGCGTTTCAGGCGGCAGCGCACTGGGGTGCTCGATGTGCTGACCGGATTGAGGTGGCAGCAGCGGGCAGCCCTCGACGGTGCACCCTGCGATTGGGCGATGGCCATGGCCGTGGTTGCCGAGCTGGCCGAGCGGACCGGCCAACCGTGGCGGCTGCCGACCATCCGTGAGCTGGAAAGTTTGGTGGACGCCTCCCAACACAGCCCGGCGCTGCCGGCCGCACATCCGTTCACCGATGTTCGTGACACCTACTGGTCGGCAACGACCAGCGGGTTCGACGGCGACTGGGCCTTCGCCCTCTACCTCACCAAAGGAGCGGTCGGCGTCGGCCACAAACAGACCAAGGGCTTTTCCGTCTGGCCGGTTAAGTCTGAGTAG
- a CDS encoding type II and III secretion system protein family protein, with protein sequence MRAPFLRCNLLVTVMLVLATAILYPVGASAARDTIDLYVGEIRVMKVGKVDRVAIGNPKVASNTILPNGQLILMGDSSGATTMHIWLDGNQEMEFDVVVRDHLQQSSYDDLVVLLKEVPGVSVSRVGEQIVVKGQVLSTDAERFETIVNQFPGVLNLTSPKSRYEEIEILLSSVPGATIRQVGNHTVISGEISKEYDDLIKIVQGTYPDLLNLTRIQEAVAGKMIHMQVRIMEMKKSAQEKLGINWSKALVGPSFEFGVESARGGATILNSDGASEVLKKSGAKDLTTSAGYFGIATGLTSVINLLEASGDSVVLAEPRLSTRSGGKASFLAGGEIPMPLISSMGQTTVEFKKYGIALDIEPIVDDRGTILAHIETEVSMPDTAVAVQGIPGLFSRKTSTDISMRANETLVIAGLLNETAQNSFDNVKWLGHLPILGPLFRSKDFKSEQSELVIFVTPQVYDASSPLNRERTEAAETMRQRYQEIVKGGGLLE encoded by the coding sequence ATGCGAGCCCCTTTTTTGAGATGCAATCTTCTTGTGACCGTGATGCTGGTGCTGGCGACGGCGATATTGTACCCCGTCGGGGCGTCTGCGGCCCGGGACACGATTGATCTCTATGTCGGCGAGATACGGGTGATGAAAGTCGGGAAAGTCGACCGGGTGGCTATTGGTAACCCGAAAGTTGCGAGCAATACGATCCTGCCCAACGGTCAGCTGATTCTGATGGGGGACAGTTCCGGGGCGACGACCATGCATATCTGGCTCGATGGCAACCAGGAGATGGAGTTCGACGTAGTGGTACGCGATCACCTGCAGCAAAGCAGCTATGACGACCTTGTCGTGCTGCTCAAGGAGGTCCCTGGGGTGAGTGTCAGCCGGGTCGGCGAACAGATCGTCGTCAAGGGGCAGGTCCTTTCCACCGATGCCGAACGGTTCGAGACGATTGTCAACCAATTCCCCGGGGTGCTCAATCTGACCAGTCCCAAGAGCCGCTACGAAGAGATTGAAATCTTGCTGTCTTCCGTCCCTGGAGCGACCATCAGGCAGGTGGGAAACCATACGGTGATCAGCGGTGAAATAAGCAAAGAGTATGACGATCTGATTAAAATCGTTCAGGGAACCTACCCGGACCTGCTCAACTTGACGCGCATCCAGGAGGCGGTGGCCGGCAAAATGATCCATATGCAGGTGCGGATCATGGAAATGAAGAAGAGCGCCCAGGAAAAGCTCGGGATCAACTGGAGCAAGGCGCTGGTCGGCCCGAGTTTCGAGTTCGGCGTCGAAAGCGCCCGCGGCGGCGCCACCATCTTAAACAGCGACGGTGCCTCCGAGGTGTTGAAAAAATCTGGCGCCAAGGACCTGACCACCAGTGCCGGCTATTTCGGCATCGCCACCGGTCTGACCAGTGTCATCAATCTGCTCGAGGCCAGCGGTGACTCGGTGGTGCTGGCCGAGCCCCGCCTCAGTACCCGGTCCGGCGGCAAGGCGTCGTTTCTCGCCGGCGGGGAGATCCCCATGCCGCTCATCTCGAGTATGGGACAGACCACCGTCGAGTTCAAGAAATACGGAATCGCCCTTGATATCGAACCGATCGTCGACGATCGCGGCACGATCCTCGCCCATATCGAGACCGAGGTGAGCATGCCCGATACGGCGGTTGCCGTGCAGGGCATTCCCGGTCTGTTCAGCCGCAAGACCAGCACCGATATCAGTATGCGCGCCAACGAGACCCTGGTGATCGCCGGTTTGCTCAACGAGACGGCACAAAACAGTTTCGACAATGTGAAATGGCTCGGCCACTTGCCGATTCTCGGGCCGCTCTTTCGCAGCAAAGACTTTAAGAGTGAACAATCGGAACTGGTGATCTTTGTTACTCCCCAGGTTTACGATGCATCGTCGCCGCTCAACCGGGAAAGAACGGAAGCGGCTGAGACCATGCGCCAGCGTTATCAGGAAATCGTCAAAGGCGGCGGATTACTGGAGTAG
- the cpaB gene encoding Flp pilus assembly protein CpaB — protein sequence MGEQTREQERRIRPWGLFVVAALFAVLAGVGTLLFLHVEEKRLRRELTPKPKEMTEVVVANQDLEPGAKVDNDTMAVRSVPSEYVGDDVVLPTTFSAVAGAVLTKKLAKGKMLTEEVIDLKIPRDFAGTVREGFRAITIQVDEINSMAELIRPGNRIDLYSRLPEAIDPATASSGPGGLMVIPVLEDVLVLATGKTGLRPNEDEFRRLATEAPRYTYTTLTLEVSPKDAAILSLAEARGTIIATLKNSEDNSAPDFSRLAMTDLFAHASKLRQDAENKVHNRAVDGVHRDASGRLVTRDGVVITDPNVTLTDDGLLVTKNGTVLNGRGLTVDSAGHIRDAKGNPIDTASLVAGKDGSLVDAHGTVVAGNGYQTTKGGFLVDRDGRVLTPDGHVLNGVHLASDGTVQTDDGQVLAASDLSIDPDGTVHLVTPGPDGSAASAGERVTVDQDGTVRRPDGTIIAGAHLDADGNVVDADGKRLPVAISRTLSGVTATKAPELIAALTGTGTRTPGQMADSVLYQVEYIVGGAGDGAARTFMVKISD from the coding sequence ATGGGTGAACAGACAAGGGAGCAGGAACGACGGATTCGCCCCTGGGGGCTTTTTGTGGTGGCAGCACTGTTTGCCGTGCTTGCCGGTGTCGGCACGTTGTTGTTTTTGCATGTGGAGGAGAAACGGCTGCGCCGGGAGTTGACCCCGAAACCGAAGGAAATGACCGAGGTGGTGGTCGCCAACCAGGATCTGGAGCCGGGGGCCAAAGTCGATAACGATACCATGGCGGTGCGCTCGGTGCCCAGTGAGTATGTTGGTGACGATGTGGTTCTGCCGACTACCTTCAGTGCGGTTGCGGGTGCCGTGCTCACCAAGAAGCTGGCCAAGGGCAAAATGCTCACCGAAGAAGTGATTGATCTGAAGATTCCCCGGGATTTCGCCGGCACCGTGCGCGAAGGGTTCCGCGCCATTACCATCCAGGTCGACGAGATCAATTCCATGGCGGAGCTGATCCGTCCCGGTAACCGGATCGATCTTTATTCGCGCTTGCCGGAGGCGATTGATCCCGCCACTGCCAGCAGCGGTCCAGGCGGGTTGATGGTTATCCCGGTGTTGGAGGATGTCCTGGTTCTGGCTACCGGCAAAACCGGGTTACGGCCGAACGAGGATGAGTTTCGGCGGCTTGCCACCGAGGCTCCCCGCTACACCTATACGACGCTGACCTTGGAAGTGAGTCCGAAGGATGCGGCCATACTCAGTCTGGCAGAGGCGCGCGGGACGATTATCGCCACTTTGAAAAACAGCGAGGACAACAGTGCTCCGGACTTCTCCCGCCTCGCCATGACTGATTTGTTCGCCCATGCAAGTAAATTGCGGCAGGACGCTGAGAATAAGGTGCATAACCGGGCCGTGGACGGAGTCCACCGAGATGCCTCCGGCCGGCTGGTGACCAGGGACGGGGTGGTGATTACCGATCCCAACGTCACGCTCACCGACGACGGCCTGTTGGTCACCAAGAATGGCACGGTCTTGAACGGCCGGGGGCTGACCGTTGATTCGGCCGGCCACATTCGTGACGCTAAAGGCAACCCGATTGATACCGCCAGCCTGGTGGCCGGGAAAGACGGCAGTCTGGTTGATGCCCATGGTACGGTGGTCGCCGGAAACGGCTATCAGACGACGAAGGGTGGTTTTCTGGTCGACCGGGATGGCCGGGTCCTGACGCCGGACGGTCACGTCTTGAACGGTGTCCACCTGGCTAGTGACGGTACGGTACAAACCGATGACGGTCAGGTGTTGGCGGCCAGTGACCTGTCCATTGATCCGGATGGCACGGTCCACCTGGTCACGCCCGGGCCGGACGGTTCGGCGGCATCGGCCGGCGAGCGGGTCACCGTCGATCAGGACGGTACGGTGCGTCGTCCTGACGGGACGATCATCGCCGGTGCCCACCTGGATGCGGACGGCAACGTGGTCGATGCCGACGGCAAACGGCTGCCGGTGGCAATCAGTCGCACCCTGAGCGGAGTTACCGCGACCAAGGCGCCGGAGCTGATTGCCGCCTTGACCGGGACCGGCACCAGGACGCCAGGGCAGATGGCGGACTCGGTTCTCTATCAGGTCGAGTATATCGTCGGTGGTGCCGGTGACGGCGCGGCACGAACCTTCATGGTGAAAATCAGCGACTGA